Proteins found in one Paenibacillus dendritiformis genomic segment:
- the proB gene encoding glutamate 5-kinase, whose translation MKIGSSSLTSDNGGLDRDRVSFYVREMISLRQRGAQVVLVTSGAVAAGFRHIGYRERPKQLHEKQAAAAVGQALLMQAYQEELQLHGVPAAQILLTRSDFANRRRGHNAYMTLQELLARDVVPIINENDTVSVEELKFGDNDTLSALVANLVHANRLIIVTDTDGLYTADPRTNPEAIRFERVEQIDEDLYAYAGGAGSSVGTGGMRSKLDAARIAMRGGVPAFVGKVNEPGDLLHAVDGDGKGTYFDTHFHALPMKKQWLGFHSTAHGRIGVDAGAEQALLEKGSSLLPAGVRSIEGEFHSGDVVEVIGPDERLIGRGIVNYDSDQLRTAAGWSSDEVMKRMEVHRIEVIHRDEWVTLRS comes from the coding sequence ATGAAAATCGGAAGCAGTTCCCTTACGTCGGACAATGGCGGCCTCGATCGCGATCGGGTCTCCTTTTATGTCCGGGAAATGATCTCCTTGCGCCAACGCGGCGCCCAGGTGGTGCTGGTCACCTCCGGAGCGGTTGCGGCCGGCTTCCGGCATATCGGCTACCGGGAACGGCCCAAGCAGCTGCACGAGAAGCAGGCGGCCGCCGCGGTCGGGCAGGCTCTGCTAATGCAGGCGTACCAGGAGGAGCTACAGCTGCACGGAGTGCCCGCGGCTCAAATTTTGCTCACCCGTTCCGACTTCGCGAACCGCCGCCGGGGCCATAACGCGTATATGACGCTGCAGGAGCTGCTCGCCCGGGATGTCGTCCCGATTATTAATGAGAATGATACCGTCTCGGTCGAGGAACTGAAATTCGGCGATAACGACACGCTCTCGGCGCTCGTCGCCAATCTGGTTCATGCGAACCGGCTTATTATCGTCACCGATACGGACGGCTTGTATACGGCCGATCCGCGGACGAATCCCGAGGCGATCCGCTTCGAGCGCGTCGAGCAGATCGACGAGGATCTGTATGCATATGCCGGAGGGGCAGGCTCCTCCGTAGGTACGGGCGGCATGAGGTCGAAGCTGGACGCGGCGCGCATCGCCATGCGCGGGGGCGTCCCCGCCTTCGTCGGCAAGGTTAATGAACCGGGCGATCTCCTGCACGCGGTGGACGGCGATGGAAAAGGCACCTATTTCGACACCCACTTTCATGCGCTGCCGATGAAGAAGCAGTGGCTCGGCTTCCATTCGACGGCTCATGGGCGCATCGGCGTCGATGCCGGGGCGGAGCAGGCCCTGCTGGAGAAAGGCTCCAGCCTGCTGCCCGCCGGCGTCCGTTCGATCGAGGGAGAATTCCATTCCGGCGACGTGGTCGAAGTCATCGGACCCGATGAGCGGCTTATCGGCAGAGGCATCGTTAATTATGATTCGGATCAGCTGCGCACAGCGGCCGGCTGGTCGAGCGATGAAGTGATGAAGCGGATGGAGGTGCACCGGATTGAAGTCATTCACCGGGACGAATGGGTAACCCTGCGTTCCTGA
- a CDS encoding glutamate-5-semialdehyde dehydrogenase, with protein MSEVRNKSGLAKQAAQIMNRLTTEEKNAALLQMADKLLEQERSIIEANAQDLENGRQQGTSPSLLDRLALNSARIEAMAEGLRQIAELPDPVGDVLETFTRPNRLRVEKIRVPLGVIGMIYEARPNVTVDAAGLCLKTGNAVVLRGGSAAMESNKRIIAVLHEALAGTALPADALQLIENPDRSSVDEMLKLNGLLDVVIPRGGASLIQNVVQNATVPVIETGAGICHTYIDESARPAMAEAIAVNAKAQRPSVCNAMETLLVHKAYAAQHLHALLEQLRVRDVELRGCEQTRALDPSVAPAAEADYATEYNDYILNVRIVDSLDAALEHIARYGTMHSECIVTENAQHAERFLQEVDAAAVYHNASTRFTDGFEFGFGAEIGISTQKLHARGPMGLPALTSSKYRIYGTGQIRS; from the coding sequence ATGAGTGAAGTGCGTAACAAATCCGGTCTGGCGAAGCAAGCGGCCCAGATCATGAACCGGTTGACCACGGAGGAGAAAAATGCCGCCCTCCTGCAAATGGCGGATAAGCTGCTGGAGCAAGAACGCTCCATTATCGAAGCGAATGCGCAGGACTTGGAGAACGGCCGGCAGCAAGGCACCTCCCCTTCCCTGCTCGATCGGCTGGCCCTGAACAGCGCCCGCATCGAAGCGATGGCGGAAGGTCTGCGCCAGATTGCCGAACTGCCCGATCCGGTGGGCGACGTGCTCGAGACATTCACCCGTCCAAATCGCCTGCGGGTCGAGAAGATCCGGGTCCCGCTCGGCGTTATCGGCATGATCTATGAAGCCCGGCCCAATGTCACCGTCGACGCGGCCGGACTCTGCCTGAAGACCGGGAATGCGGTCGTCCTGCGGGGCGGCTCGGCCGCGATGGAATCGAACAAGCGCATCATTGCCGTGCTGCACGAGGCGCTGGCCGGGACGGCGCTTCCGGCGGACGCGCTGCAATTGATCGAAAATCCGGACCGCTCCTCGGTCGATGAAATGCTGAAGCTGAACGGATTGCTCGACGTCGTCATCCCGCGCGGGGGCGCTTCGCTGATTCAGAATGTCGTGCAAAATGCCACCGTTCCGGTGATTGAGACGGGTGCCGGCATTTGCCATACGTACATCGATGAATCGGCCCGTCCGGCGATGGCGGAAGCGATTGCCGTCAATGCCAAGGCTCAGCGCCCATCGGTCTGCAACGCCATGGAGACGCTGCTCGTGCATAAGGCATATGCGGCGCAGCATCTGCATGCGCTGCTTGAGCAGTTGCGCGTCCGGGATGTCGAGCTTCGCGGCTGCGAGCAGACGCGGGCGCTTGATCCGTCGGTGGCGCCAGCCGCCGAAGCGGATTATGCGACCGAGTACAACGATTACATCCTCAACGTGCGCATCGTTGATTCGCTCGATGCCGCGCTGGAGCATATTGCGCGTTACGGCACGATGCATTCGGAGTGCATCGTCACCGAGAATGCTCAGCATGCCGAGCGCTTCCTGCAGGAGGTTGACGCCGCGGCCGTCTATCACAACGCATCGACCCGCTTCACGGACGGATTCGAATTCGGCTTCGGCGCCGAGATCGGCATCAGCACCCAGAAGCTGCATGCGCGCGGCCCGATGGGACTGCCGGCTCTCACCTCAAGCAAGTACCGAATCTACGGAACAGGACAAATTCGTTCTTAA
- the proC gene encoding pyrroline-5-carboxylate reductase: protein MILMDNRHAHITDSFRSLRIGIYGAGSMAEAIIRGLTEKRLIAPDRIAVVNRSNTERLEELQRRYGVAADNSPQGKVQLLQAADIVLIAVKPKDAAGALAELKTCLRPGALLLSVVAGLSIATMQRIAGPVPVVRTMPNTSSSIGLGATGVCWSDETTVDQQEAALHLLQAVGYATVVAEHDLNMITGLSGSGPAYVYYLMEAMIAAGIDGGLSAEQARELTVQTVRGAAEMVRLTGEEPGELRRKVTSPGGTTAAAIETLEQYQFQQALRSAIHRAEARAQEMGEQIGRVTF from the coding sequence ATGATACTGATGGACAATCGACATGCACATATAACCGACTCGTTCCGCTCGCTTCGCATCGGCATCTACGGAGCCGGTTCCATGGCGGAAGCGATTATTCGCGGCCTGACGGAGAAGCGGCTGATCGCGCCGGACCGGATCGCGGTCGTGAACCGGAGCAATACCGAACGGCTGGAGGAACTGCAGCGGCGCTACGGCGTCGCCGCCGACAATTCTCCGCAAGGCAAAGTGCAGCTGCTGCAGGCCGCCGATATCGTCCTCATCGCCGTCAAGCCGAAAGATGCGGCAGGCGCGCTCGCCGAGCTGAAGACCTGCCTGCGGCCGGGTGCACTCCTGCTCTCGGTCGTCGCGGGGCTCTCGATCGCCACGATGCAGCGCATTGCAGGCCCGGTTCCCGTCGTGCGCACGATGCCGAATACATCCAGTTCAATCGGCCTCGGCGCCACCGGCGTCTGCTGGTCGGACGAGACAACCGTGGACCAGCAGGAAGCCGCACTGCATCTGCTGCAGGCCGTAGGCTACGCAACCGTGGTCGCCGAGCATGATCTAAATATGATTACCGGACTATCCGGAAGCGGTCCGGCATATGTATACTATTTGATGGAAGCGATGATCGCGGCGGGCATCGACGGCGGGCTCTCCGCGGAGCAGGCCCGCGAGTTGACCGTGCAGACCGTCCGGGGCGCGGCCGAGATGGTCCGTCTGACCGGAGAAGAGCCGGGCGAGCTTCGGCGCAAGGTGACCTCTCCCGGAGGGACGACTGCTGCCGCGATCGAGACGCTGGAGCAGTACCAATTCCAGCAGGCGCTTCGTTCCGCCATACACCGCGCGGAAGCCCGCGCGCAAGAGATGGGTGAACAAATTGGGAGGGTGACATTTTGA
- a CDS encoding 2,3-diketo-5-methylthiopentyl-1-phosphate enolase, which yields MKAHCTATYRIYDDRADFASKAEGIAVGMTVGSWTELPEAQKADMAKHLGQVLSVVPVESDIPGERYADITIAYPDVNYSRDLPALLVTMFGKLSMDGRIRLMDIEWSDAFKQAFPGPKFGLDGVRKLVDVHDRPLLMSIFKSVIGYDLPALAEQFRQQALGGVHIIKDDEILFENPLTPIERRVKACIETADAVSEQTGRKLLYAVNLTGPTFKLRDQALRAIEAGANAFLFNVLAYGFDVLHALSSDPDISVPIAAHPAMAGSMYPSPHHGIAAQLLLGKLMRLAGADLVLFPSPYGSVTMPAEDTFAIRDALTRQDMALQRSFPVPSAGIHPGIVPLIIRDFGTDVIVNAGGGIHGHPLGTAAGGRAFVQAIDAVMQGKTLESCAADQEELRAAIQAWGVKQ from the coding sequence TTGAAAGCACATTGCACCGCCACGTATCGCATTTATGACGATCGCGCCGACTTCGCCAGCAAAGCGGAAGGCATCGCTGTCGGCATGACGGTCGGCAGCTGGACCGAGCTGCCGGAAGCGCAAAAAGCGGATATGGCCAAGCATCTGGGACAAGTCCTCTCTGTCGTGCCTGTCGAATCCGACATCCCGGGCGAGCGGTATGCGGATATTACGATCGCCTATCCCGACGTCAATTACAGCCGGGATCTGCCGGCGCTGCTCGTGACGATGTTCGGGAAGCTGTCCATGGATGGACGCATCAGGCTGATGGACATCGAATGGTCCGATGCGTTCAAGCAAGCGTTCCCCGGACCGAAGTTCGGCCTGGACGGGGTGCGGAAGCTGGTCGATGTGCATGACCGGCCGCTGCTGATGAGCATTTTCAAATCCGTCATCGGCTACGATCTGCCGGCTCTTGCCGAACAATTCCGGCAGCAGGCCCTGGGCGGAGTCCATATCATTAAAGACGACGAAATTCTGTTCGAAAATCCGCTCACCCCGATCGAGCGCCGGGTGAAGGCCTGCATCGAGACGGCCGATGCCGTCAGCGAGCAGACCGGCCGGAAGCTGCTGTATGCGGTCAACCTGACAGGCCCGACGTTCAAGCTGCGCGATCAGGCGCTGCGCGCGATCGAAGCCGGTGCCAATGCCTTCCTGTTCAATGTGCTGGCCTATGGCTTCGATGTGCTGCACGCGCTCAGCTCGGATCCGGATATATCGGTGCCAATCGCGGCGCATCCGGCGATGGCCGGCAGCATGTATCCGTCGCCCCATCACGGCATCGCGGCCCAGCTGCTGCTCGGCAAGCTGATGCGACTCGCCGGAGCGGATCTGGTGCTGTTCCCGTCACCATACGGCTCCGTAACGATGCCGGCCGAGGATACCTTCGCCATCCGCGATGCGCTTACCAGGCAGGATATGGCGCTGCAGCGCAGCTTCCCGGTGCCGTCCGCCGGCATCCATCCGGGCATCGTGCCGCTTATCATTCGCGATTTCGGCACCGATGTCATTGTCAATGCGGGAGGCGGCATCCATGGGCATCCGCTCGGTACCGCTGCCGGAGGGCGCGCATTCGTGCAAGCAATCGACGCGGTCATGCAGGGCAAGACCCTGGAGAGCTGCGCGGCCGATCAGGAAGAGCTCCGGGCCGCGATTCAAGCATGGGGGGTGAAGCAGTGA
- a CDS encoding 2-hydroxy-3-keto-5-methylthiopentenyl-1-phosphate phosphatase, translating into MSRSQRRVIFCDFDGTITVNDNIIAIIRHFNPPGWEPIVQDVLEERISISEGVGQMFALLPSSMRDEVIRFALGQAVIRPGFEEFVRFCRDSDIELYVTSGGIDFFVYPLLEPFGIPSDHIYCNGSDFSGESIRITWPHPCQDPCRNKCGMCKATIVRRFPPEQYERIVIGDSVTDFAAAKLVEFVYARAQLISKCEELHLPYAPFESFYDIIEHLGGRLQ; encoded by the coding sequence GTGAGCCGAAGCCAACGACGGGTCATCTTCTGCGATTTCGATGGTACGATTACCGTGAATGACAATATAATCGCCATTATCCGCCACTTCAACCCGCCGGGCTGGGAACCGATTGTCCAGGACGTCCTGGAGGAACGCATTTCCATCTCCGAAGGCGTCGGGCAAATGTTCGCGCTGCTGCCATCGTCGATGCGGGATGAAGTCATCCGGTTCGCGCTCGGACAAGCGGTGATCCGGCCGGGATTCGAGGAATTCGTCCGCTTCTGCCGCGACAGCGATATCGAACTGTACGTCACTAGCGGCGGCATCGATTTCTTCGTCTATCCGCTGCTTGAGCCGTTCGGCATTCCTTCGGATCATATCTATTGCAACGGCAGCGACTTCAGCGGTGAGTCGATTCGGATTACCTGGCCGCATCCTTGCCAGGATCCGTGCCGGAACAAATGCGGCATGTGCAAGGCAACCATTGTGCGCCGTTTTCCGCCGGAACAATACGAGCGGATCGTGATCGGGGACAGCGTGACGGATTTCGCGGCGGCGAAGCTGGTCGAGTTCGTCTATGCGCGTGCCCAGCTCATAAGCAAATGCGAAGAGCTGCACCTTCCTTATGCGCCGTTCGAGTCATTTTACGATATTATCGAGCATTTGGGAGGGCGGCTTCAATGA